A single genomic interval of Candidatus Zixiibacteriota bacterium harbors:
- a CDS encoding SBBP repeat-containing protein: protein MSNTSRSVVWLAAVVTLCASAAAVDQSVTVTRNIASMPLAFTENRGQWDDRVLFRANASGAKMWFTTGGAYYQFTRRVPVGQDPRNPDEHSGRLNRVTLSAVEGQVSRSEGVTPSGVEGRPHQPDSIESIAIKTSFVGANPNPQMTGIDAMGYKCNYFIGNDPDEWHTDVPNFEAIIYEDIYPGIDLKYYGNGKQMEYDFIVSPGADVAQIRVQYEGAKSVTVNSRGDLIVETEWNTITEARPFVYQDDGATRRELAGMYVLLDDNTFGFELGHDYDPAIPVVIDPTIEYSSYLGGSADDTCWAIAVDNSGMAVVTGGTYSSDFPIETPYQINQGDQDAFVTKLNSTGDGLIFSTYLGGGSVDRARAIAVDANGHAFVTGHTFSSDYPTENPFQTVQGEADVFVTQLNSSGNGLIYSTYLGASGWEYGNSIALDDSGHAFLTGNTLSSNFPTENPYQIDPGLNATDAFVTKLNSSGNGLIYSTYLGGSYIDYSWCIVVDDRGSAFVAGYTFSSDFPTKNPFQTDQGERDVFVTKFNSTGDSLIYSTYLGSSGADVGAYIAVTDSGNIIVTGSTWSSDFPVQYPLHLHRGYYDAFVTILSGAGDSLIYSTYLGGTDHDYVFGAAADGQGNAIVAGYTDSRNFPTLNPLQTDPGDNVNADVYLTVLDGSGKGLLYSTYLGGGGRDRGHGLALDDSGNVYVTGSTDSPDFPTSDPYQTYQGGGDGFVAKLSGPFGCCIPPIRGDVNLMSEYPNIADVTWLVFYMFEEGELPPCWSEANVDGVGPDDVNGVNIGDLVYLVDYLFHIGPEPVACP from the coding sequence ATGTCCAACACTTCAAGAAGCGTGGTGTGGCTTGCGGCAGTGGTGACTCTGTGTGCTTCTGCGGCTGCTGTCGACCAATCCGTCACCGTGACCCGCAACATCGCGTCAATGCCGTTGGCTTTCACGGAAAACAGGGGGCAGTGGGACGATCGCGTTCTGTTCCGCGCCAACGCCTCAGGAGCCAAGATGTGGTTCACTACAGGCGGCGCATACTACCAATTCACCAGGCGAGTTCCTGTAGGCCAGGACCCTCGTAATCCTGACGAACACAGTGGGCGGCTGAACCGTGTCACCCTGAGCGCAGTCGAAGGGCAAGTGTCCCGATCTGAAGGTGTCACCCCGAGCGGAGTCGAGGGGCGACCTCACCAACCCGACAGTATCGAATCTATCGCCATCAAAACCTCTTTCGTCGGTGCAAATCCCAACCCTCAGATGACCGGCATAGATGCCATGGGGTACAAATGCAACTACTTCATCGGCAACGACCCGGACGAGTGGCACACCGATGTCCCCAACTTCGAGGCGATCATCTACGAAGATATCTATCCCGGTATCGACCTGAAATACTACGGTAACGGCAAACAGATGGAGTACGATTTCATCGTCTCACCGGGCGCGGACGTTGCGCAGATCCGTGTGCAATACGAAGGGGCGAAATCCGTCACGGTCAACTCGCGGGGTGATTTGATTGTGGAGACGGAGTGGAACACGATCACGGAAGCCCGTCCGTTTGTCTATCAGGACGACGGTGCGACACGCCGCGAGCTTGCCGGTATGTACGTTTTACTGGATGATAACACCTTCGGTTTTGAGTTGGGCCACGACTACGACCCTGCCATTCCGGTCGTAATTGACCCGACAATCGAATACTCCAGCTATCTTGGGGGTAGTGCCGACGACACTTGTTGGGCTATCGCGGTAGACAACAGCGGCATGGCTGTTGTCACAGGCGGTACTTATTCATCAGACTTTCCGATCGAGACCCCCTACCAAATAAACCAGGGGGATCAAGATGCCTTCGTGACAAAACTGAACAGCACGGGCGACGGTCTGATCTTTAGCACCTATCTGGGCGGTGGCAGTGTAGACAGGGCTCGGGCTATCGCGGTAGACGCCAACGGTCATGCCTTTGTGACGGGTCATACGTTTTCGTCGGACTACCCGACCGAAAACCCTTTTCAAACGGTACAGGGAGAAGCAGATGTCTTTGTGACGCAACTGAACAGCTCGGGCAACGGACTGATTTACAGCACCTATTTGGGTGCCAGCGGTTGGGAATATGGCAATAGTATTGCATTGGATGATAGCGGCCATGCTTTCTTGACGGGGAATACTCTATCAAGCAACTTTCCGACCGAGAATCCCTATCAGATAGACCCCGGACTAAACGCAACGGACGCATTTGTGACCAAGCTGAACAGTTCAGGCAATGGCCTGATTTACAGCACGTATCTGGGCGGCAGTTACATCGACTACAGTTGGTGTATCGTAGTAGACGACCGAGGCAGTGCTTTCGTGGCAGGCTACACGTTTTCGTCGGATTTCCCGACGAAAAACCCTTTTCAAACAGATCAGGGTGAAAGGGATGTCTTTGTAACCAAGTTTAACAGCACGGGCGACAGCTTGATCTACAGCACCTACCTGGGCAGTAGCGGAGCGGACGTGGGCGCCTATATTGCAGTGACCGACAGCGGCAACATCATTGTGACGGGCTCTACATGGTCGTCGGACTTTCCAGTCCAATACCCTCTCCACCTACATCGGGGTTATTATGACGCTTTTGTTACCATATTGAGTGGGGCTGGAGACAGCCTGATTTACAGCACCTATCTGGGCGGCACCGATCATGATTACGTCTTCGGCGCCGCTGCGGACGGTCAGGGCAACGCTATCGTAGCGGGCTACACTGATTCACGTAACTTCCCGACCCTTAACCCCCTTCAAACTGACCCGGGAGACAACGTCAACGCGGACGTCTACTTAACGGTACTGGACGGTTCCGGCAAAGGCCTGCTCTACAGCACCTATTTGGGCGGCGGCGGCAGGGACAGAGGTCACGGTTTGGCGCTTGACGACAGTGGCAACGTATACGTGACTGGGTCTACTGACTCCCCAGATTTTCCGACCTCCGATCCCTATCAAACATATCAGGGAGGCGGTGATGGTTTCGTTGCCAAACTTAGCGGCCCCTTTGGCTGCTGCATACCGCCGATCCGAGGCGATGTCAACCTCATGAGTGAATACCCAAACATCGCGGATGTCACGTGGCTTGTTTTTTACATGTTCGAAGAGGGCGAACTTCCTCCCTGTTGGTCGGAAGCCAACGTCGACGGTGTTGGTCCCGATGATGTAAACGGAGTTAACATTGGCGATCTGGTATATTTGGTTGACTACCTGTTCCATATAGGCCCTGAGCCGGTGGCGTGTCCGTAG
- a CDS encoding DMT family transporter: MSFIEPHFGEIIALLTAVVWAGAVILFKKSGETVHPIGLNLFKDLLALLLFLPTMWILGESLFRSVPVWDYILLLASGALGIGLADTLYFKSLNRLGAGLMSIVVCLYSPFIIVLSMFYLNETLTLWQVFGAGLIVSAVLAASFERQSNGLTRRQIAEGMIWGILAQIANGVGIVMIKPLLDRSPLLWVTEVRLVGGVAVLLIAVAVHKKRREIIQSVKSKQRWVYTLSGSIMGGFLAMVLWLGGMKFTQASIASALNQTASVFIFIFAVLFLKEPITRYRLIGIGLAMLGVMLVTVL; the protein is encoded by the coding sequence TTGAGTTTTATAGAGCCACACTTCGGAGAGATTATCGCCCTGCTGACGGCGGTCGTTTGGGCGGGAGCTGTAATCCTGTTCAAGAAGAGCGGCGAGACCGTACATCCTATCGGGCTGAACCTGTTCAAGGATTTGCTTGCACTCCTGCTCTTTCTGCCCACCATGTGGATACTGGGTGAATCGCTCTTTCGGTCGGTGCCCGTTTGGGATTATATTCTGCTGCTGGCCTCCGGGGCTTTGGGTATCGGTTTAGCTGACACGCTTTACTTTAAGAGTCTCAACCGGTTGGGCGCCGGACTCATGTCCATTGTCGTCTGCCTTTACAGCCCGTTTATCATTGTGCTGTCGATGTTCTACCTCAACGAAACGCTGACGCTGTGGCAGGTTTTTGGCGCCGGGCTGATTGTGTCGGCGGTGTTGGCCGCATCGTTTGAACGACAGTCGAACGGCCTCACCCGCCGCCAGATCGCCGAGGGAATGATCTGGGGAATCCTGGCTCAGATAGCCAACGGCGTCGGGATCGTGATGATCAAACCGCTTCTGGATCGCTCCCCCCTGCTCTGGGTCACCGAGGTGCGACTGGTTGGAGGAGTGGCGGTGTTGTTGATTGCTGTGGCGGTACACAAGAAGCGGCGGGAGATCATACAGTCGGTCAAGTCCAAACAGCGCTGGGTTTACACACTGAGCGGCTCGATTATGGGAGGATTCCTGGCGATGGTTTTGTGGCTGGGCGGGATGAAGTTTACGCAGGCATCTATTGCCTCGGCGTTGAATCAGACAGCTTCTGTTTTCATATTCATATTCGCGGTACTATTCCTGAAGGAACCGATCACCCGGTACCGATTGATCGGCATCGGCCTGGCCATGCTAGGCGTGATGCTGGTCACGGTGTTGTAG